A single window of Plasmodium malariae genome assembly, chromosome: 8 DNA harbors:
- the ATG18 gene encoding autophagy-related protein 18, putative has translation MVSLRLDNNRYIAFNQDYGCLCMANEKGFKIYNTNPFTQTYSRDLTDRNKNGLYLAEMLYRCNILAITGNKNDKKGKWAKNVLIIWDDRQMREIAKLTFSSNIIGVRLLREIIVVILEYKLCIYRLKDIILLETLNTSKNLSGLCCLSNIDKNVIIAYLSPIKGRVNIHIFEINSSENIHEELPYINFKTNLSIYAHDNSVACINLSNDGKLLVTSSTKGTIIRLFNTFDGTLLNEFRRGTKNAKILSLNISEDNNWLCLTSSRNTVHVFSIYKKKRPLRKVDIICKGKNLSPPALLNYEKESKNKKSSLKCLLPCHPYLNSEWSFASYKLPGKKISSICAFVNDQNCIIVICSNGIIYKLRFNEHIGGDMFKISSHSFD, from the exons atggtGTCATTAAGATTAGAtaataatagatatatagCATTTAATCAAGATTACGGTTGTTTATGCATGGCCAATGAAAAAGGATTCAAGATTTACAATACGAATCCCTTTACGCAAACATATAGTAGAG ATCTTACAGACAGGAACAAAAATGGGCTATATTTAGCAGAAATGCTATATCGATGTAATATTTTAGCTATAACaggtaataaaaatgataagaaGGGTAAATGGGCAAAAAATGTGTTAATTATTTGGGATGATAGACAGATGAGAGAAATAGCTAAATTAACATTTTCTTCAAATATTATTGGTGTTAGGTTGTTAAGAGAAATAATTGTTGTAATACtagaatataaattatgtatatatagattaaaagatataatattattagaaaCGTTGAATacttcaaaaaatttatcagGACTATGTTGTCTATCaaatattgataaaaatgttattattgcTTATTTGTCACCTATAAAAGGTAGAgttaatattcatatatttgaaataaattCAAGTGAAAATATACATGAGGAATTACCTTACATTAATTTTAAGACTAATTTAAGTATTTATGCACATGATAATTCTGTGGCATGTATTAATTTAAGTAATGATGGAAAATTATTAGTAACATCATCTACAAAAGGTACTATTATAAGATTGTTTAATACTTTTGACGGAACattattaaatgaatttagaagaggaacaaaaaatgcgaaaattttatcattaaatatTAGTGAAGATAATAACTGGCTTTGCTTAACTTCAAGTAGAAACACTGTTCAtgtattttcaatatataaaaaaaaaagaccaTTAAGAAAAGTagatataatatgtaaaggaaaaaatttatcacCTCCAgcattattaaattatgaaaaagagtccaaaaataaaaaatcaagtttaaaatgtttattacCATGTCACCCATATTTAAATAGTGAATGGAGCTTTGCTTCATATAAATTACCtggtaaaaaaatttcatctATTTGTGCTTTTGTTAATGATCAAAATtgtattattgttatttgtTCAAATGGAATTATATACAAGTTAAGGTTTAATGAGCACATTGGTGGAGACatgtttaaaatatcatCACACAGCTTCGATTAA
- the PmUG01_08029000 gene encoding zinc finger protein, putative: MSILSLFHICSPFLRANCLEKKEFYENFICSVCLDLCDTPVATQCNHICCYKCMYYSLLHKRNCPICKRIIKNNELKKITGKRKADYENIRIRCYLCNEIIKIKNHKNHLKECLYKRCKNYILGCEYYDKRNKIKHHEESCEHRLISCSSCSNLFYFKNRIFMLSSKEKYEMNIRCSYTYYSFYYNLLMNTNFNFFNYNHTTNSTFQCSNYISRKINILKTVQYSLDHIFYKVTDEHNNAIPCNKNVSNPYVKYFSCNNNNSSTYRSKKTEDSKNSIHAINNNLVTATSEIKTLNRDFAVNRPPMNLLTDNNLNTGCTESGIDGNVLVKIDKTSKTNEANEYIQLNELSQHNEESYNGGREHPFNKNISDYEDYSEQDDSIGEEFLNILPLRKNFNFKEKNNRDIMVIIEELFQFDEIDMSNIYVDNKEYFLCNKNCFNNTIKKLRQELERALVLLYFSCCVGMPAMFTLGCISYVMTKGLFKFSFLITNAFISLSHKFFFKMFYN; the protein is encoded by the exons ATGAGTATACTGTCGCTTTTTCACATTTGTTCCCCTTTTCTAAGAGCTAACTGcttggaaaaaaaagaattttatgaaa ATTTCATATGCTCCGTCTGCTTAGATTTATGCGATACCCCAGTAGCAACTCAGTGTAATCACATATG TTgctataaatgtatgtattattctCTCCtacataaaagaaattgCCCAATATGCAAacgaataattaaaaataatgaactaaaaaaaataacag GTAAGAGAAAAGCagattatgaaaatatacgAATAAGATGCTACTTatgtaatgaaataattaaaataaaaaatcataaaaatcATTTAAAGGAATGCCTATACAAAAGAtgtaagaattatatattaggatgtgaatattatgataaaagaaataaaataaaacatcaTGAAGAATCTTGTGAGCATCGATTGATAAGTTGTTCAAGTtgttctaatttattttattttaaaaataggaTTTTTATGTTATCTTCGAAAGAGAAATATGAAATGAATATACGCTGCTCTTATACTTactattctttttattacaatttattaatgaatactaactttaatttttttaattataatcatACTACTAATAGTACATTTCAGTGtagtaattatatatctagaaagataaatatattaaaaactgTTCAATATTCCCTagatcatattttttataaagtaaCTGATGAACATAATAATGCAATTccatgtaataaaaatgttagtaatccatatgttaaatatttttcgtgcaataataataatagtagtactTATAGAAGTAAGAAAACAGAGGATAGTAAAAATAGCATTCATgcaattaataataatttggtAACTGCTACATCAGAAATAAAGACGTTAAATAGGGATTTTGCGGTAAATAGGCCCCCCATGAACTTATTAACTGATAACAATTTGAATACAGGGTGTACTGAAAGTGGCATTGATGGAAATGTTCTCGTTAAAATAGACAAAACGAGTAAAACAAATGAGgcaaatgaatatattcaGTTGAATGAGTTATCTCAACATAATGAAGAATCTTATAATGGAGGAAGAGAACATCCATTTAACAAAAACATAAGTGATTACGAAGATTATAGCGAACAAGATGATTCTATTGGAGAAGAATTCTTAAATATTCTCccattaagaaaaaattttaattttaaagaaaagaataatagGGATATTATGGTAATAATAGAAGAGTTGTTTCAATTTGATGAAATTGATATGAGTAATATTTACGTAGATAATAAAGAATACTTTTTATGTAACAAAAACTGTTTTAACAATACAATTAAAAAGCTTAGACAGGAATTGGAACGAGCTTTAGTACTCCTATACTTCAGTTGCTGTGTGGGCATGCCTGCTATGTTTACACTTGGTTGTATTAGCTATGTTATGACAAAAGGATTATTTAAATTCTCCTTTTTAATAACGAATGCGTTTATAAGTTTATCtcacaaattttttttcaaaatgttttataattaG
- the UTP13 gene encoding U3 small nucleolar RNA-associated protein 13, putative, producing the protein MSVVTYTEIERKFFDVYEGDKDVFFAKEHGLFLSLSNNNIYCFKVRNEGENHNNLYVHNAKYPTCVLESCVSIDDIKEHYHKKYLNRYCISLFSTISHFYYSNKNLFLSTDDNNIHHYVLVLNDQTKIEPVDEKKEEINDEDIKDKIYLYDHEEDKEKSIYSYNYNWVHLEKIYIWKTDNIVITCFYFNNIGGRKLVVGYINGLINVFDINTYRLLLSYKIHNSRITNLKMYKNFIISSDITKNIFIYDVGQNKKIMSCQDHMSGIMDFLFLAVQDDRVKKGEDVRGKVNGGGKSKVEKSDSLDEEECDKRGEEESDEYEEEEEEDKLIGFISIGNDKIMNIWNLSMLNSRDEGEYRKLREQKNSEKKKKENSAIVTCSPIKQIYLGNDINSALIISSSVFTKNKKSKLIIKDENIKWLILTHDSKGNLLFYNPLKGDIIFKFKENKLLINESNIKKFFLLKYKLYIFREDSSLLIYDIRNFKLIKNYLCKIEGIFEMLLFNPNSSDITDEQNKRIEEEKLILDVKCDYNDKEDIKCIILMGDSIIRILSFEDNVIIQTLLIRHEDVVSCIKLNETNNLLFSGSNDKNIFVWSLKSNTCLYILKDNLYSINAIDVNLRKFPSVILVSVCEDCSLKLWNFIVEVDNMEKEKKKKKRKLDEIFTDLEIVKSNFTIYPHKILINDVAISPKGKMVATCSKDKTIKLFETRSLKLIKILEGHKKSVQNVLFSKTNQLLYSNSYDSVRIWNIKTFECLKSIQSLDFNITKMLILNDICMINAYSNGNISIINIKNCEKISNINYHNDKIFCLQNCNNHNLLLSASVNGELMFLKNISEKIVTENMFEKRKHIFYENCLENLLKEKRINESLLICLKLGKKYKFKSIIENYLNFYTFSILNILKKFEHEYGLRKIVQRGDDTNGDDTNGDDTNGDVTNSGATHLGIKKEFDFKKERSHNESYNKEGNINRREQSDDVHVFNVVEGKKDKSNEVKSLNVYSDDTVISNIQNYLENADILENYIYIQLSKMLSNESDNSMKVEKGVDQRRVENMIVKNENNLGEKSQSALRETEQRGSDLHNDDDNFVLFLRKMKKKSEHSYFLYLNRLMEFITFFIINHRFAYISNFLLNSVIKYIDYADICKINNYQHFFEIYNSYIPRHKNRYLKSLQKSKCFELININYYKGDIKMMN; encoded by the exons atGTCGGTTGTTACATACACCGAAATTGAAAGAAAGTTCTTTGACGTTTACGAGGGGGATAAGGATGTGTTTTTTGCAAAGGAACATGgattatttttaagtttaagtaacaataatatatattgttttaagGTAAGGAATGAGGGAGAAAATCACAATAacttatatgtacataatgcTAAGTATCCTACTTGTGTATTGGAGTCTTGTGTGAGTATTGATGATATAAAAGAACattaccataaaaaatatttgaatagatattgtatatctttatttaGTACTATAAGCCACTTTTACTATTCGAATAAGAATTTGTTCTTATCAACTGACGATAACAACATACACCATTATGTTTTAGTGCTGAATGATCAAACGAAAATAGAGCCTGTGgatgaaaagaaagaagaaattaATGATGAggatataaaagataaaatatatttatatgatcatgaagaagataaagaaaagagtatttattcttataattaCAATTGGGTACacttagaaaaaatatatatatggaaaactgataatatagttataacatgtttttattttaataatataggaGGGAGAAAGTTAGTTGTTGGGTATATTAATGGTTTAATTAATGTATTTGATATCAATACATatagattattattatcttataaaatacataacaGTAGAATTACAAACTTGAAAATGTAcaagaattttattattagttcggatataacaaaaaatattttcatttatgaCGTTgggcaaaataaaaaaattatgtctTGCCAGGATCATATGAGTGGCATAATggactttctttttttagcCGTCCAAGATGATCGTGTTAAGAAAGGTGAAGATGTGAGGGGTAAGGTGAACGGGGGAGGCAAGAGTAAGGTGGAAAAGAGTGACAGTCTGGATGAGGAAGAATGTGACAAACGGGGTGAAGAAGAGAGCGATGAATACGAGGAggaggaagaagaagataAGTTGATAGGATTCATCAGCATCGGAAATGACAAAATAATGAACATATGGAATCTAAGCATGTTAAATTCGCGGGATGAGGGCgaatatagaaaattaaGGGAACAGAAGAacagtgaaaaaaaa aaaaaagagaatagcGCGATAGTAACATGTAGCcctataaaacaaatatatttaggtAATGATATAAACAGTGCATTAATAATATCATCTAgtgtttttacaaaaaataaaaaaagcaaattaataataaaagacgaaaatataaaatggttAATACTAACACATGATAGTAAGGGTAATCTACTTTTTTACAACCCACTGAAAGGAGATATAATCTTCAAGTTTAAGGAGAATAAActtttaattaatgaaagtaatataaaaaaattttttttgttaaaatacaaattatatatatttagagaAGACAgttctttattaatttatgatataagaaatttcaaattaataaaaaattatctatGTAAAATAGAGGGTATTTTTGAAATGCTACTTTTTAATCCAAATTCTAGTGACATAACAGATGAACAGAATAAAAGGATTGAAGAAGAAAAGCTTATCTTAGATGTAAAATGTGATTACAATGACAAGGaagatataaaatgtataattttaatggGTGATAGTATTATAAGGATTTTAAGTTTTGAAGATAATGTAATCATACAAACATTACTCATTAGACATGAAGATGTTGTGTCATGTATTAAGTTAAATGAAACTAATAATCTATTATTTAGTGGATcgaatgataaaaatattttcgtCTGGAgtttaaaaagtaatacttgcctatacatattaaaagataatttatattccATTAATGCAATTGATGTAAATTTGAGGAAATTTCCTTCAGTTATACTTGTAAGTGTGTGTGAGGACTGTAGTTTAAAGTTATGGAATTTTATAGTTGAAGTGGACAAtatggaaaaagaaaaaaaaaaaaagaaaagaaaattggATGAAATTTTTACAGATTTGGAAATAGTTAAAAGTAACTTCACCATCTATCcccataaaattttaattaacgACGTAGCTATATCTCCAAAGGGGAAG ATGGTCGCCACATGCAGCAAAGACAAAACGATAAAACTATTTGAAACGAGGAGCTTAAAGTTAATAAAGATTTTGGAAGGCCATAAAAAGTCAGTTCAGAATGTTTTGTTTTCAAAGACTAATCAACTTTTATACAGTAACTCATATGATAGTGTAAGAATATGGAACATAAAGACTTTTGAATGtttaaaaagtatacaaAGTCTAGATTTCAATATTACGAAAATGTTAATTTTGAATGATATTTGTATGATTAATGCTTATAGCAATGGTAATATAAgcataattaatataaaaaattgtgaaaaaatatcaaatatCAATTAtcataatgataaaatattttgtttacaaaattgtaataatcaTAATTTACTGTTATCTGCTTCAGTAAATGGAGAACtgatgtttttaaaaaatattagcgaaaaaattgttactgaaaatatgtttgaaaaaagaaaacacatattttatgaaaactGCCTagaaaatttgttaaaagaaaaaagaattaacgAATCATTACTCATTTGTTTGAAGCttggtaaaaaatataaatttaaaagtatcatagagaattatttaaatttctatacgttttctattttaaatatcttaaaaaaatttgagcACGAATATGgtttaagaaaaatagttCAAAGGGGTGATGATACTAATGGTGATGATACTAATGGTGATGATACTAATGGTGATGTTACTAATAGTGGTGCTACGCATCTaggaattaaaaaagagtTCGACTTCAAAAAGGAGCGATCGCATAATGAATCTTATAACAAAGAAGGAAATATTAATCGCAGGGAGCAGTCCGATGATGTACATGTCTTTAATGTTGTAGAAGGTAAGAAGGACAAGTCTAACGAAGTGAAATCGTTGAACGTATATAGTGACGATACTGTAATTAGTAATATTCAgaattatttagaaaatgcagatattttagaaaattatatatatattcaattgtCAAAAATGTTATCTAATGAATCAGATAATTCGATGAAAGTCGAAAAGGGAGTGGATCAAAGAAGGGTGGAAAACATGATcgtgaaaaatgaaaataatttaggGGAAAAGAGTCAATCAGCCTTGAGGGAAACTGAACAGAGAGGTAGTGACCTGCACAATGATGATGACaactttgttttatttttaagaaaaatgaaaaaaaaaagtgaacaCTCCTATTTCTTATACCTTAACAGACTTATGGAATTTATCacctttttcattataaatcATAGGTTTGCatatatatcaaattttCTTTTGAACAGcgtaattaaatatattgattacgcagatatatgtaaaattaataattatcaacatttttttgaaatttataataGTTATATTCCGAGGCataaaaatagatatttGAAGTCTTTGCAAAAATCGAAATGCTTTGAGTTAATTAACATCAACTACTACAAAGGGGACATAAAGATGATGAACTGA
- the PmUG01_08029200 gene encoding conserved Plasmodium protein, unknown function has translation MNTTDEINNEEKRVCHHNLRKNRKPRSYDFEYYEESLNKPRGKKRGRKRGRKPKNVLYAINKNLNTTNVVRVKRPYIRRKPKGNNVCANDDIEKNKSNNYLLEKYDNPLEKTTNVEQVRTKGRKRKNFNIDKNMHLFNSNVPLRNNNIKIDRICEYLSYKTNTTWKYMGSTVKFRLINDQQEKYIFLKNMKKHIIFEIIKIAMFALLKVNLNDNNIYTLHLQGKKKQAQEDYTNQMNFSTSNRRCLNENNIDSGTYRSNVNNGKNNSSEMSNNSEKNNRNKKKNNSEGTNMVHIKSNFCNNLNNNNSNSYYSYHFPNKDRANNNNSNNNNNSNNNNNIIIIIIIIIIIIIINNYYRNKENLLKNDLSEEKANFNLKSSYYYDALIDINKRLEEKNDILNQGVTVSEILDFVKEKYEKYYENVKQYIVSTLNIYCALNIFKLIRRGRYAICRYDNFNIFKVKYFKKYYKFFYNLKGEEEILMNVKNYLKSFYYDKTQNEPNTIMSNENVRNNVHFKVNKMNEEGSNKMNQEKQKFKQKKKKHSDEFETSTHKDILCEQEYVITNDKIVTFENKLNAKDEKGPNGKHENDANDIFEANKDDSTKMELKNSYIFSFNNIKMNEEYKECGQEKTRALCEVSNDDPQKQNQECQQNEELNVIVTNNMNKYVNEDLEDYYDGKIKNVFIDLNKINIKCIKVVYGMKHFFCSYDTKETNDENFEIIKVQKKYDVFRRSNLVNMNLRYNFLYNSKRLFNYNTDDNNNNNSNANNGEYTLNSTKNVILRSSNNVNMSKDEQTQKQPQYGKQKKKNNEDDITRHEKYNYINFNLGYKTLRKKMICIRHYISTNKREEKVLKPKIESKVKDKPPAISNDSLMKTCSINSNLSNVVSVDGLSSMNFESHCSQ, from the exons aTGAACACAACggatgaaataaataatgaagaaaaaagagtATGTCATCATAACttgagaaaaaatagaaaaccACGTAGTTACGACTTTGAATACTATGAAGAGTCGTTAAATAAGCCACGAGgtaaaaaaagaggaagaaaGAGGGGAAGGAAACCAAAAAACGTGCTATATGcaattaataaaaacttGAACACAACTAATGTTGTAAGAGTTAAAAGGCCTTATATTAGGAGGAAACCAAAAGGAAATAATGTATGTGCAAATGatgatatagaaaaaaataaaagtaataattatcttttagaaaaatatgataacCCATTAGAGAAAACCACGAATGTTGAACAAGTACGCACAAAAggtagaaaaagaaagaattttaatatagacaaaaatatgcatttatttaattcaaaTGTTCCTCtaagaaataataacattaaaattgATAGAATATGTGAATACCTTTCTTACAAAACAAATACAACGTGGAAATACATGGGTTCTACTGTCAAATTTAGGTTGATCAATGATcaacaagaaaaatatatttttttaaaaaatatgaaaaagcaCATTATATtcgaaataattaaaattgcTATGTTTGCATTACTCAAAgttaatttaaatgataataatatttatacctTACATTtacaaggaaaaaaaaaacaagcaCAAGAAGATTATACTAATCAGATGAATTTTTCCACAAGTAATCGCAGATgcttaaatgaaaataacatCGACAGTGGCACATATAGAAGTAATGTTAATAATGGGAAGAATAATAGTAGTGAGATGAGTAATAATAGTGAGAAGAATAATAGGAATAAGAAGAAGAATAATAGTGAAGGTACGAACATGGTTCATATTAAGAgcaatttttgtaataaccttaataacaacaatagtaatagttACTATAGCTACCATTTTCCTAATAAAGATAGGgcgaataataataatagtaataataataataatagtaataataataataatataataataataataataataataataataataataataata AATAATTACTATCGTAACAAAGAAAACTTATTAAAAAACGATTTATCGGAAGAAAAGgcaaattttaatttaaagtcttcttattattatgatgCATTAATAGACATAAATAAAAGACTAGAAgagaaaaatgatatattaaatcaAGGTGTAACGGTTTCGGAAATTTTAGATTTCGTAAAAGAAaagtatgaaaaatattatgaaaatgtaAAGCAATACATTGTAAgtacattaaatatttactgtgctttaaacatatttaaattaattagaaGAGGAAGATATGCAATATGTAgatatgataattttaatatatttaaagtaaaatattttaaaaaatactataagtttttttataatttaaaaggagaggaagaaattttaatgaatgtGAAGAATTACTTgaaatcattttattatgataaaacTCAGAATGAGCCTAATACTATTATGtcaaatgaaaatgtaaGAAATAACGTACATTTTAAGGTAAATAAGATGAATGAGGAAGGGAGTAATAAAATGAAccaagaaaaacaaaaatttaaacaaaaaaaaaaaaagcactCTGATGAATTCGAAACAAGTACACATAAAGATATTCTGTGTGAACAAGAATATGTAATCACAAATGACAAAATCGTtacttttgaaaataaaCTAAATGCCAAAGATGAAAAAGGACCAAATGGTAAGCATGAAAATGATGCTAATGATATATTTGAAGCGAACAAGGATGATAGTACAAAAATGGAGCTTaaaaatagttatatattttcatttaataatataaagatgAATGAAGAATATAAGGAATGTGGTCAGGAAAAGACGAGGGCATTGTGTGAGGTAAGTAATGATGACCCACAGAAGCAAAACCAAGAATGTCAACAAAATGAAGAGTTAAATGTAATTGTTACAAacaatatgaataaatacgTAAATGAAGATTTAGAGGATTATTAtgatggaaaaataaaaaatgttttcattgatctaaacaaaattaatataaaatgtattaaggTTGTTTATGGAatgaaacattttttttgttcctaTGATACGAAAGAAacaaatgatgaaaattttgaaattataaaagtgcaaaaaaaatatgatgtTTTTAGAAGATCAAATCTGGTAAACATGAATCTAAGgtataatttcttatataacTCAAAAAGATTATTTAACTATAACactgatgataataataataataacagtaatgcTAATAACGGTGAGTATACTTTAAATAGcacaaaaaatgttatattaagaagcagtaataatgtaaatatgagTAAAGACGAACAAACACAAAAACAGCCACAGTATGGaaaacagaaaaagaaaaacaatgAAGATGATATAACGAGGCatgaaaaatacaattatattaattttaatttaggGTACAAAActctaagaaaaaaaatgatttgcATAAGACATTATATAAGTACAAACAAAAGAGAggaaaaagtattaaaacCAAAGATTGAATCTAAAGTAAAGGATAAACCTCCAGCAATATCAAATGATAGCTTAATGAAAACTTGTTCAATAAATTCTAACCTATCGAACGTCGTAAGTGTTGATGGACTCTCCTCTATGAACTTTGAAAGTCACTGTTCTCAGTGA
- the PmUG01_08029300 gene encoding conserved Plasmodium protein, unknown function → MNISRRCIRIIFEILLFFCIFFKYEFARGLYETKAYPLIHLISNNEDTGFSGNLVKGNLINLLFLYKDVKWGENNLTVDSLVDMEDETHIERLIKEKIVHIMTFVNPRQLVKYSGFIYLYEIIHENNLYFLLHFILKNNNNGVIIIIPEKLHIDREEYFRINKIISKDQYNNKDITDEILEKRISFFQSLLLNLKLNQSIYFIKNNAEIENIYANYKSRFGYFDLTRNVNIIPISKNQQASKISSKNIYFFLSKDNININSIFKKKQNNETFHFTKKKTIIIATDYNVFNVISDFTIPNTSTNSQLIAMCELIRLYTEVFKNEDVNYNILFLFTNYYFGVDNFIKSVNMIFKENIEFVISLDSLNESDFYINEAKKETQPEHVLRFYDILKRTVKTNFKKDIKIKSQNIKINNKHLPKLHEYFILKNINSFTLGSKNKESVFLNKLPMIEQKLKLDNLTKHIKSIFEALFIYMKHYKEEISEEKQIKNDMLKYTNHVRSKDDLDLLNENFNKYYKFFVYRDDVLKLINYIKTLINSYIIDSNFLITDYRIPYDKKEKYFYQKHVNITFSMSISYIFHYLHFLLVALFLILIYVCVNFHFVPSFYKNRMKTM, encoded by the coding sequence ATGAATATTAGCCGTCGATGTATTcgaattatttttgaaatattattatttttttgtatcttttttaaGTATGAATTTGCAAGAGGTTTGTATGAAACGAAGGCATATCCATTAATACACTTAATTAGTAATAATGAGGATACAGGGTTTAGTGGTAATTTAGTTAAAGgcaatttaataaatttactgTTTCTATATAAAGATGTAAAATGGGGAGAGAACAATTTGACAGTGGATAGTTTAGTAGATATGGAGGATGAAACGCATATAGAGagattaataaaagaaaagatagtACACATTATGACATTTGTGAACCCACGTCAACTGGTAAAATATTCGgggtttatatatttgtatgaaaTAATtcatgaaaataatttatactttttattgcattttattttgaaaaataataataatggagttattataataattccaGAAAAGTTGCATATAGATAGGGAGGAATAttttagaataaataaaataatatcaaaggatcaatacaataataaagatattacagatgaaatattagaaaaaaggatttccttttttcaaaGTTTACTATTAAACTTAAAATTAAATCagtctatatattttataaaaaataatgcagaaatagaaaatatttatgcaaATTATAAGAGTAGATTTGGTTATTTTGATTTAACAAGAAATGTCAATATTATTCCTATTTCGAAAAACCAACAAGCTAGTAAGATaagttcaaaaaatatatatttttttttaagtaaagataatattaatattaattccatatttaagaaaaaacaaaataatgaaacCTTTCATTTTACAAAGAAGAAAACCATTATTATAGCAACAGATTATAACGTTTTTAACGTTATTAGCGATTTTACGATACCTAATACTTCAACAAATTCTCAGCTGATTGCAATGTGTGAATTAATTAGACTATACACAgaagtttttaaaaatgaagatgtaaattataatatattatttctttttacaaattattattttggtGTAGACAATTTTATCAAATCTGTTAATAtgatatttaaagaaaatatagaatTTGTTATTTCTTTAGATAGTTTAAATGAATctgatttttatattaacgaagcaaaaaaagaaacacaACCAGAGCATGTTTTGCGCTtctatgatatattaaaacgaACTGTTAAAACTAATTTTaagaaagatataaaaataaaaagtcagaatataaaaattaataataaacatcTACCAAAACTtcatgaatattttattttgaaaaatattaacagttTTACTTTGggttcaaaaaataaagaatctgtatttcttaataaattACCTATGATTGAACAAAAGTTAAAACTAGATAATTTGACAAAgcatataaaaagtatatttgaggctctttttatatatatgaaacatTACAAGGAGGAAATATCAgaggaaaaacaaataaagaatgatatgttaaaatatacgAACCATGTTAGAAGTAAAGATGATTTAGATCTCCTTAACGAAAATTTcaacaaatattataaattctttGTGTATAGAGATGATGtactaaaattaattaattatattaaaacgttgattaattcatatattatagactcgaattttttaataacagaTTATAGAATAccatatgataaaaaagaaaaatacttTTATCAAAAACATGTTAATATTACCTTTTCCATGTCCATCTCTTATATCTTTCATTACTTGCACTTTTTACTTGTTGccttatttcttattttaatatacgtTTGTGTAAATTTTCACTTCGTTCcatcattttataaaaacagaaTGAAAACtatgtaa